GCAGCCTGGCCGACGGGCTGGCCATGAACCTCGAAGCGGAGGGATACCAGGTGGTGCAAGTAGCTGACGGCAGCCATGCTCTGAACGCTTTCGCCGACGGCAACATCGACCTGGTTCTGCTCGACATCATGCTGCCCGGCATGGACGGTCTCACCATCTGCCGTCGCCTGCGCGAGATGGGGGAGACAGTACCGATCATGTTCCTAACAGCCCGGGGTCAGGCCGAGGAGCGCGCCGAAGGAATCATTGCGGGCGGCGATGATTACATCACCAAGCCCTTCGAATTGAAAGAGCTTCTCGCGAGAGTGGCTAGCGTGTTCCGACGGCAGGCATGGTTGGTCGAGGGGGACAAGCAGACTTCCAGCGAGTTCCAATTCGATGGCCGACGGATTAACTTCCGTACTTTCGAGGCCGAAGGTCCGGGCGGAAAGTTCGCGCTCACTCGTCGCGAGTGTATGGTCGCGAAGTATCTGATTGAACGCCCCGGCCAGGTGGTCAGCCGCGATCAGTTGCTCGATGCGGTTTGGGGGTATCGCGCCTTTCCGACCAACCGTACGATCGACAATTTTGTGCTCAAGCTCCGCAAGATCTTCGAGGCCGATCAAAAGGAGCCGGTCTATTTCGAGACGATCAGGGGGGTGGGGTATCGCTTCCTGGGGTCAAAAACCTCGTGAGACGCCTTGCGCCGACAATTCTCCTGGGGCAGCGGTGATCGGCCAATCACTAGTCATCGGCCTCGGTAATCCGGGGCGGAAGTATGTGGGGACAAGGCACAATTTGGGCTTTGAAGTAGTTGCGCGCGTGGCTAAAACGCTCAAAGCGACTGACAACCCCAAAAGACCGTTGTTTCGCTGGTCGCAAGCCAAACTCCCACACGAAGATACGGAGAGGACGCTGACGCTGGCCTGGCCCACCACGTTCATGAATCGATCGGGACTGGCAGTCGCGCAGATTTTGGGAAAATTGGCCATCAGTCCGGCGGAGATGTTGGTTGTGGTCGATGATTTCAACCTTCCGATCGGTGCCCTCCGCTTCCGCGCGGAAGGCTCCGATGGTGGCCATAACGGGTTGGCGTCCATTATAGAACAACTTGGCACCCTGGGCTTTCCGAGGCTGCGCCTGGGGGTCGGGCGTCCCCCCGAAGGTGTCGATCCAGCGGATTACGTCCTCAGCCGGTTTCTCCCGGAGGAAATGGAAGCGGTCGAAAGAATGGTTGCGCTTGCAGCCGAAGCTGTTATATTTGGCGCCACGCATCGCTTCGAAGAGGCGATGTCAAAATATAATATAAACCCTGCCTTGCCGAACGAAGAGTAACCCGGCAGGGCCGTTTGAACTGAAGAACGTAGTTTGACGTCCGAAGGGAGGTACTCTTGAGACGCTACGAAACTACTTTTGTTGTCAACCCCCAGGCAGATGATGCCACGATCGACCGCCAGGTAACCGCGGTTGTCGACATCATCAAAAACGACGGGGGCCAAATCCTCCGCGAAAACCGTATCGGCACGCGCCGCCTGGCATTTCCGGTGGCCGGTCTGGTGCAGGGGTACTACACCAGCATCATTTTCGAATCCGAGCCGGGTGTGCTGCCAAAGCTGGAGCGGCATTACAAACTCGAGGAGCCGTACGTGCGCTACCTCACGATCAAATTCGAGGGTGATCCGATGGCCGAGTCGCACGGCTTGTTCGACGATTCCATGGATCGCATGGATGTCGAAGGACAAGACGAGCGCCCTTCGCGCTACGGCGGCTATCACCATCGCGGGCGCCACGGGCGGTCATCGGGACCAGGTGAGGGGCGAATCCCCGCACCGGGCATCCACGATACGCCAAAAGTTGAAGGTGTAGATGACGAAAGCTGAGGAAAGGGGTTAACATGGCCGAATACGGAATGCGCAGGAGAAAGAAAGTCTGTCGCTTCTGCGAGAACAAAATCGACTTCATCGATTTCAAAGATGAGCGCTTGCTCCGCCGTTTCGTCACGGAACGGGGCAAAATTGTGCCGCGCCGGATTTCAGGCAATTGCGCTCGTCATCAGCGCAAGCTGACCACCGCTATCAAGCGTGGTCGGCACATGGCGATTCTGGCCTTTGAGAGTGAATCCTTCCGCTGAGTTGGGATCAGCGGTGACGGCCCCGGGACCGCCTGCGGCGGGACCTCGCCCCACCAGTGCTCTGGTGCCGGCGATTCTGCTGGCGCTGTTGCCCCTCGCAAAGTACGGGGTGGCGCTGCGGTCGGAGTTTGTGCC
This is a stretch of genomic DNA from Candidatus Zixiibacteriota bacterium. It encodes these proteins:
- a CDS encoding response regulator transcription factor, translating into MKTILLVEDDSSLADGLAMNLEAEGYQVVQVADGSHALNAFADGNIDLVLLDIMLPGMDGLTICRRLREMGETVPIMFLTARGQAEERAEGIIAGGDDYITKPFELKELLARVASVFRRQAWLVEGDKQTSSEFQFDGRRINFRTFEAEGPGGKFALTRRECMVAKYLIERPGQVVSRDQLLDAVWGYRAFPTNRTIDNFVLKLRKIFEADQKEPVYFETIRGVGYRFLGSKTS
- the rpsF gene encoding 30S ribosomal protein S6, whose translation is MRRYETTFVVNPQADDATIDRQVTAVVDIIKNDGGQILRENRIGTRRLAFPVAGLVQGYYTSIIFESEPGVLPKLERHYKLEEPYVRYLTIKFEGDPMAESHGLFDDSMDRMDVEGQDERPSRYGGYHHRGRHGRSSGPGEGRIPAPGIHDTPKVEGVDDES
- the pth gene encoding aminoacyl-tRNA hydrolase; amino-acid sequence: MIGQSLVIGLGNPGRKYVGTRHNLGFEVVARVAKTLKATDNPKRPLFRWSQAKLPHEDTERTLTLAWPTTFMNRSGLAVAQILGKLAISPAEMLVVVDDFNLPIGALRFRAEGSDGGHNGLASIIEQLGTLGFPRLRLGVGRPPEGVDPADYVLSRFLPEEMEAVERMVALAAEAVIFGATHRFEEAMSKYNINPALPNEE
- the rpsR gene encoding 30S ribosomal protein S18, giving the protein MAEYGMRRRKKVCRFCENKIDFIDFKDERLLRRFVTERGKIVPRRISGNCARHQRKLTTAIKRGRHMAILAFESESFR